The Chloroherpetonaceae bacterium genome includes a region encoding these proteins:
- a CDS encoding carboxypeptidase regulatory-like domain-containing protein — protein MTRTFISFVISLFFLPFFFSCATDSSEDGVTGRIFNTSGVGVRNAAVSLTKESESTPAYSTTTDDSGAYRFNAVVSGNYTLRVLLDGYTTLSKSVTLGASGSSVDTLYGLAIFTGRIINSQTGTGLDSALVTFSFGTDTTFIALRGYTNSEGYYTFTNVAIGNFTCVIRRSNYFTLVINNVPISAGTRTLTPQTVTRTVTGTGFRIVLTWGQNPSDLDSHLTGPDSGTVSQRFHCYYSNEEVSGAILDVDDTDSFGPETITISQFRNGMYRYSIHNYTSQGVAGARGIDTSGATIRVYDNSGLIRTYTPPMVATNTSGNTWRVFEIDVTGGSRTIRNINTYTTASSSGDIGIFNRNTSTTLRLNKMRKSNKIEIE, from the coding sequence ATGACTCGAACATTTATTTCATTCGTTATCTCCCTATTCTTTTTACCCTTCTTTTTCTCTTGCGCCACCGATTCCTCTGAAGACGGTGTTACCGGAAGAATCTTCAACACATCAGGAGTTGGGGTTCGAAACGCCGCGGTTAGTCTCACCAAAGAATCAGAATCAACGCCGGCATATTCAACCACCACCGATGACTCCGGGGCTTATCGCTTTAATGCTGTTGTCTCAGGCAACTATACTTTGCGCGTTTTATTGGATGGATATACCACTTTATCCAAATCAGTTACTTTAGGCGCAAGTGGCTCAAGTGTTGATACGCTCTATGGTTTGGCAATATTTACGGGAAGAATCATTAACTCGCAAACCGGAACGGGGCTTGATAGTGCTTTGGTTACTTTCTCTTTCGGCACAGATACAACATTTATCGCGCTTCGAGGCTATACCAATTCTGAGGGATACTACACCTTCACCAATGTGGCAATCGGCAACTTTACTTGCGTGATTCGAAGGAGCAACTATTTCACTTTGGTTATTAATAATGTTCCGATTTCTGCCGGTACTCGTACCTTAACGCCTCAAACCGTTACAAGAACTGTAACCGGCACAGGCTTTCGAATCGTGTTGACTTGGGGACAAAATCCAAGTGATTTGGATTCCCACCTTACAGGCCCTGATTCAGGCACAGTGTCTCAGCGTTTTCATTGCTACTATTCAAATGAAGAGGTATCGGGTGCTATTTTAGATGTCGATGATACGGATAGTTTCGGTCCCGAAACAATTACAATTTCCCAGTTTAGAAATGGTATGTATCGCTATTCGATTCATAATTATACATCTCAGGGCGTTGCAGGTGCTCGAGGAATTGATACATCGGGAGCAACAATTCGGGTTTATGATAATTCAGGGCTTATTAGAACCTATACACCGCCGATGGTTGCAACCAATACAAGCGGAAATACTTGGCGTGTATTTGAAATTGATGTGACAGGAGGTTCAAGAACAATTCGAAACATCAACACCTATACAACGGCAAGTTCGAGCGGCGATATCGGCATTTTCAATCGAAATACATCTACTACGCTTCGCTTAAACAAAATGAGAAAATCAAATAAAATTGAAATTGAATAG